The Mauremys reevesii isolate NIE-2019 linkage group 1, ASM1616193v1, whole genome shotgun sequence genome segment GAAAGTATTTATTGGGCaaacaattaattaaaataaatgattgaACTACTTCTACATATCTGATATGAAAATATACTGATTTTCACCATTCCAGACAATTTTAAAGACTAAATATCGTGCATGAGTTTGGACAAGTTTTACTGTCTGAAACTACTGGATCGAacagttatttaaaaacaaaatccataCCAGAGTCTTTCTAAGATCAGGAATACACCCACCTTCCTCAGATAATGTGGTCATACTTGGCTCCAGAATGAATATGTGAGGGTGGACAATTTCTGTTTACTGACTTGTCGTGGAAGGATAGTGTTCCGTCCACTTGCCAAGCACCAGTTTGAAATTCAAGAAGTAATGGTTCTTTTAGTTCTACAGTCTTTCAAAGTacaaattgaaaagctgaaaaaaaCCTGCATGTGGAATGCTCACAATTTCTCACTTTTATGGCGGTTGCTGATTCTCTGAGGGAAATATCATGTCTAATGGAAACAAATTGTACAGTGGCAGAGACTTTTCAATAGCCATGTATCATTAATATTTTAATGAGGAGTTCCCACAAGAAAATGTCCCTGTTAGCCTGTGATAAACCCCTTCTTCCAAATGTGCCTGGGCTACAAAGAGGAATGGGGGACTGACTGGACAGTCTATTCATTTTTTTTATGTCCAAAACACTGTCTCTTAACCATAGCCAAGGAAGGAGGGCAACAAATGTGTATGAAACACATTTCACTGGAAATGTTTATACTTTGTTTCTGAAAATATAGGGGTTATATTGATAGTACAGCGGAGTGTTCAACCAAGTGTGATTTGAAATGGGGTGTTGTGTACGACAGGCCTTTCAGGGCGGGGACTCAAGTTCCTTCTCTGGGAAATTTTATTAAAGTACCTGACACTTAATGCCATCTTCTGAATTCCATAGACTACTCTCTAGAAGTATTTTAAAGAGCCCTAGGGATAAATTGTCTCTATTAAGGTAATTAAGCAACATCTAGAGAGTGAGAGTGTGTGAGGAGGAGGGGTAGATTCCATAGCCCAGATTCTCTAGTCCTAAAGCCACTTTGTGCCATGATGTAACCTTGGACACAATGGAGAATCCAGTCCCATTAGAAGGCAGGAAATCACCCTAATCTTACCTTTAGTTTAGTGGTGGAATTTTAATAAGGAGCTTCTGAGTGTCCCTGTGAGCCCTTTCCAGCACCTCGTGGCTTTTAAAAACTCTCTAAACATTAATCCAAACTAAGAGAGTCTCCCTGTAAGACTTATGTTTCAGGAAGGTATAACCCACCATGAGTTGTGGGAGATCACAAAAATGTTGTTAAAATCCCCCCCGCcctttttaaattgaaatttgaaatttcaattaAGAAtcttgtaaaaacaaaaacaaaacaaaaaaccaaccctgAAATTGTTGGCCAGCTCTACATAGCCACACTTGTGATGACTAAACCAAATAGTTCAGAGATTTGGTTTGGCTAAGCAGGAAAAGGTTTGTCTACCTAGTTGAACCCAAAAGATTCCCATCCATGCATACTCTTCAGACCCCTTGTGTCCTGTATCCCTTTCTCTCAGGCTCATTTTCCTCACTTCACTTCTCCCCCACCAGTCTTTTAGAACTCTACTGCCTTCCGCTTTGTAACCCCCTCCACTTTTTCTTCCCTACAGACTCCCAGTGCCTTCTGAGCCTCCCTGATGCCTCATAATCATATTCCAGGTTTTCAGCTCCTCCAGACTTTCCCAGGGGGTCTCTCCTACCTATTGAGTTGTGACTCTTCTAACAgccccctttttttctttttttttgcagaaaagcttgttaaaaaatcaacaaaaacCTTTCTCAAACTCCCCAAAGTGTGCAGACAGCAGAGTAGTTTGAATAGGAGTTATGTAATGCACATGTCTTTGTAGATAATTGGAGGCTCAAATAGCAGTGCAGTGCAGgtgattttaatattttgtgGACACACTGTAACCTACAACAGATATTTCACTGCCTGCATACTGCTTGCCAAAAACACACCAAAAGTTAGCATGCAGTACTTATTGCTATGATTGTTTCTGAGTTGCAGGGAACAAAAGAGGATAGCAAGTAGTTTTGGAGATAATGCTTCATTCAATACCAAGATATAGAACACAGCTTGTGACTGACTAAACTAACTGTGAAACAGAATTTTCCTGTGTTGGCTGCATGAGAGTAACAAAGGAAAGCAAAGCTCAGGTGAGTGCAAAAAATTAGCAGAGGAATAACTAGTTAGATCTGATTAGAATTTatcaaaaaaaatgttttgcttttgttttttgtcaTGCCTATAAGCTTTCAGAACTTACTTGGAAAAATCActaaactcctattgattttggTTGGAGTTTGCAATTCAGGAGAAATGCTGTGTTCCTGGCTCATATGGCACTTTAATTAAAATCTCTTTTATATACATTCATATTGCTGCTAACATCTATGAATTTTGCTTGCAAAATACTATCTTTAAAACAGATGCAGATCATACTTGGCAATGTGTGAGGGGAATATTACTGCATTTATTACACAATAATGATACTGTAAATATTCTGATTTATTTTATCATAGCCTCAAGACAAggaaaaatgaacaaaatgtgTAGGTATGGTAGTAGAATTCTCATTGTAATGCATGATTGGATTCTTAGATGTTTGGGGCCAAATTCATTGCTTGTGTAACTGCATAATACCTGGGGAGTTACAGCATGGTTGTACTTGACCTTTGAAGTTTAACATTAACTAAATGGTCAGGTGGCATTTCTGGTATGTTGTGAGAGATAATGCTGTGGAATTTggattaaatatttaatttcaacaAGAAGCTGTCTGTATCCTGCATTCAAAAGAAACATGTTTTTCTAACTTTTAAAATAGTTGCTAGACATGGGAGGTGAGTATGAAATTAAAACACCTTGGCGTGAGCTCCTTAAAGATTGCTCTAGAACACTCATCTTCCTCTTTTCATGGATGTGTAAATCCTGGGGCATTTGCCAGCCATCATAATTTCTGTAAATATACTGGTGTGTGACCAAACATTAAAGAAATAAGTGGACTGAAATGTACCTCTTTTGTAAACTATAAATTTGGAATGTAATTGAGAGAACAATGAAGCCTATCTATCAAAATGCAATGATGTTTATAATTTTAAACATGTTCTTTGTTCGGTTGTCAGAAGGGACTGAATCCAGAATATCTGGATCCAAAGCATAGACTTCTACAATGTGAACAAAACCCATTAGCCAGGAGCTGTCCTCTGAGAATCAGCCACAGATTACTAATACAAGGGTAGTCTAACAAGATactaaatgcattttaaaatattctgttaATAGGGTGCTACACAAACTTTTGTATATTAAAAGGTTCCATTGTTTaattaaatcaggattggattgGTACCCTGTGAATATTCATTAATTATATATGATTACTATTAGTTTCTTGCAGACcccatttttttaaacactgtacTGGTTGATGCACTGGATATGTGCTCTAGAGATGAGAGAACATTTAAACATTGTAAGGGCTAAATTCTTCCCTCGGATTCAAAGAAGATTCTGGCTAGCTTCAGTGGGAACCACACCCCGGGCAGAATTTTGTCTAATTGGTCCTACTGTATAAGATTTCAAAttaataggaaaaaaatattcCCACCCATATATCTTATCTCTTATCTTGAGGCAGGATATTAtgtattagtagtagtatttacCATTAGTAGTACTGTAATATTTATCATGTGCGGCAGGTATAAGAGACCAGGGAGGCTAAGCCTCTCCAAACAAGATGCAGTGCACCTCTCTCTAAAGGCGCTGCTGCTGGCCCACTGCCTTCAGAGTGCTGCCACCAAAAGGACATCTGGGCCATAGCCCCGTCCGTGCTCCACTctaaggccctgctcccacttgtCCTCTTCCCCCATGGCCGTGCCCCACTtctcctcttcccgcccccactccctcttccccccaaggtcctgccctcattctgcctcttccccctgaggacCCCAACCCTGCTCacacctctccaccccctccGAGGAATGGTGGGCGGGGGAGATCTTGGGGGAGGGGTCGGAGAGGTGCAAGCAGTGGGTAGGGGGGTTTTGGGGGAGGGGTCAAAGAGGCATGAGCAGTGGCGGCCTCAGGGGAGGGGTTGAAGAGGCACCTTTTCAAGATTAAAGGAGTCACTGAAACTCTGTCTATTGAAATGGAAGAGCAGAACATTAACTTAATGATCATGAAAGTGAGACATTTTCCATGCCGTTGTCATCATGAAAACATAGATGTGATGATAATTTAAGTCCCGGTGTCAGGCTCTTTAGCAACTCTTCAGCATCAGGTTCATTCACGAGCAATCTCCGTTCATCTTCTGCTTAAAATTTATGTTCAGGAAAAGAGTTGTTGCATACTTGCTTGCATCATAATGATGAAAAATTATGGAAGTAAAGTTAGTTGAATTCAGATTTATGGCAAATTTTAAAAGACCCACACGCTTGCTTACGCAGCCCAGTATCAACCAAGTGTGTTTTTAGCATATTTGGACTGGTTAAATCTAAACTGTGCAACAGGTTAGATTCTGAAAAAGCAAATAAACTGGTAAAAGTATCTAAGAACAAATACAAAAGACTGGTGGGCCTAGCCAGATCGCAGACCGGAGTAGTCGATTATTGTGTTCTTGTGTTTTACTTACAAAATTGCAAGCTCTTCATTTTGGACAATGAATACCTTTTTATGGCTGAGGAATAATTATGCATATGAAGCGAATGTatatgttttgtgttttacttCATAAAATCTTCATGGCTTGTCCTAGTTTTACTCAGAAGAAAAAGTGGGTATTTTTCAGGATGAGGGCAAATCACAACAGCCTGATTGTAAGCTGCTGTCTGTATCTGATGTCTACACAGTACAGACACTCCATGCCCCTcccagcatgggtataaatagcagtgtagacagtgaggcactgcttaggtgagtagagtAAAGACACACCAGAACCTCAGGGATGTGCTCACCACGGCTCTCTAACTTGCCCAGTCAGTGCCTCCCTGATCTACACTGCTATTCTTAGCAGTGTATTAttcccctgcctccccctgctGGAGCCTTGCCCCGCTGCCCAAGTCTTTCACGCTGCTGGAgcatttccctgctgcctccccccggcagagccttttccttttcctgctgctggagggttgggacactacactgctaaaaatagcagtatagatggtagagagctgtgtagggtatGTATCCTAAGGTTCTGTCATGTCCTTACTCATTTAAGCAGTGCCTCACTGCTGTTTATACCCATGCTGAGGGGCACGCAGTGTGTATAGTCTACATGCCACCATACGTGTAGGCTATGGCCTGAGAGAAGAATGTTCATATTGGTTTGGTACTCAACCATAGCTCTGAAGAGAGCTATAAAACAGTAAAGATTAAATGACTGAGATACAATTTGTTCTTTATAAACCTCcatgcctgtagcagggtggaccctgcccCCAGGGTTTGAAGGTGTGGAGAGCTAGGCTTAAAAAGGGGCCTGAAGGGGCTTGAgacagctgctggctgggctgcTGAAGAAGTGGCTGCCAGCTGGGGCCATGAACAGGCTGAGAAGAGAAGGCCAAGCAAAGAAGCAGACAGTCtccagacagagagagagctcTCTGGCTGTGGAGAGAGAGCTGAGGCTGAGCTGGCtgaggagagagggctggggagagcagagggaggggggggaggccagggagctccagccaaagagccaggctgtggcccagcagtgagctggggggaggggggggggggggggggggcagcaggggcctaGGCAGGGCAGCAGGTCCAAAGGCCAACTGCCTGTGATGCTGTGCTGCAGTGCTGCCTGCAGtctggggctagacaatgactgaacACTGTGCAAGGCACAGAggtgaggagggggggggggggagggggggagagaggggcagagagagagagagagagagggggggggcagggggccatgTAAAGGGCAAAGGGtcctggaggggagggagggggggcctaCAGAACAGGTGGATCCAGCCTGCAGAGGtgtgggtggggcaggctggACTGAGCCAAATTtgcagagcaaccagcaggaggcaccgcaggggtgagtcgacccgtttacaatgcctttattatttttattacaggcATGCCTAGAGGCTCCAATGAATGTAGGGACGatattgtgctaggtactgcacaaacacagagtaatagacagtcccttcccccaaagagttcacatTCTAAGGGCTAGATTGTCACAGCCCTTACTCAGCCATGCAGGGGAGTAAGAGGCAGTAAGACCCCACCTTTTACTTCCCTGCTCAGATTGCCCTCCACTGCAGCTAGTGTTGCGGGGGTTATTAGCACTCACTCAATATTCCTGGCAGCAAGCAAGTACACTGGGAGGAGATGGATAGGAGCACGGAGTAGGAGGAGCCCTATATCTTTGCCCTCACCCTTGTCAGCCAGCGTAGCTGGTGAAATGCACAGGGGGGAAGTAAGCTGATCTATAAAAGTGAGTAAAACAATTTATTCCTCCTCCAGTGGAAGGGAATGGCTGGCAAGAAATCCAGTTGAGTCACAGTTTGTTCTCTGACCTACATTGGGATCAGTGCAGCTATGTGCCTCTCCTAACCTGATGAagtgctctgtgtggcttgaaagcttgtctctctcaccaacagaaattggttcaataaaagatattacctcacccatcttgtcccCTAACTTAGGGTAGATTGTAAAGTGGCAATGTAGTCCTGAATAGACAAGTCAGACAATGAGTGGGAGAAAATATTAACAATTAAGTGAACTCTAGTATAATAAAGCTTCTCTTATTCTCATTAGGTAATGGCAAGTGATAAGAATCACTGAGTAAAAGAAGACAAGATGCCTGGCAGCGTGATGTCAGTATCCTGCCATAAGCACTGTTTCCTTTTGGTTGGCGTTCTTGGTTTCTGTCTTAACAGTTTTGTGAGAGGTCAGAAGAACAACACTCTGATTTTCACCAAGGAAAATACAATTCGCAACTGCAGCTGTTCTGCTGATATCCATGACTGTGACTACAGCTTGGCAAACCTCATGTGCAGTTGCAAAACCATCTTGCCTTATACAATTGACAGAGCCAGCTACCACAGTGACCTAACAATTTGGTTCACAGATACAACCGTGCTTGGAATGCTGTTGAACTTTACAGTGGTGCACTACCTGAAGCTTTCGCTCTGTGGCTCCACTCCTCTGCCAAGAGAATACCTGGCCATTTTGGGATTGCGAAAGCTGCAAATAAACAGTGAGGTTAAGGGCCAGTTTCTAGAGCAAAATTTAACAATCTACAATAGCGGCGACAATGAGATGAGAGACAAACTGAAGGTGCTACACAAAAACAGGCAAATGTTTTTGTATATTTCTGTCTTGGATACATCTCTCTTCAACAGGTATTCTTTACTGAAGTCCTACAGTGTGGAAAATGTCTCCAGCATTACAGACCACTTTCCAAGTCTCCCATATTCTGATATATTTTCAACTACTACTAACAAAAGCTACGTTGTAACATTCATTTACTGAGCCTTCTTCAACTTCAGCAGTACAGTAAGGGGGCACATTAACCTGTCAATAGAACAAGATATGGAACTTTTGCAAGTCTGTTGTGTTTGACCCAGAAAGAAAAGTAAGTGTGGGTCAGTTCTTACTGCACTCAAAATGACACTACTCAAGTGTGGGGTTCAAAATAGTTTGAACACAGAGAATTAATTCTGTAACCTGTTTCTTAGAAAACAGAGAAAATGTGTAACAATCAATTTTAAAAGTGATGTAACTAAGTTTTCAAAATGACTTAATTATTGTATGGTAAAGATGGAAATATGTTGATTGATTTCATTATGAAATGTGCATTAGTTGGGCATATGAACATGACAATGTACCTTTGGGTATAGAACTacctaataataataacaacccaTCTGGAATGTGTTTTTACACATTCTGCTAGATATATATTTTCCACATATTTACTATAAGTAGTATGAATAGTAGTGAGTATATCTAGTTATATGTACTGAATCTCTTATCTTTTTACATAAAAGTACATGGACCTTTTTCAGTTATAGTTTGAAAGCTCACACCATTATTTGCCTTGGAAAACCATTAGGATAGTGTATGATGAGCAATTATGTCTCCTTATGAAGGCTGTTTAATTACTCCAGTGTTGTCTTAATTTGGTTCTCCATTA includes the following:
- the C1H21orf62 gene encoding uncharacterized protein C21orf62 homolog, giving the protein MPGSVMSVSCHKHCFLLVGVLGFCLNSFVRGQKNNTLIFTKENTIRNCSCSADIHDCDYSLANLMCSCKTILPYTIDRASYHSDLTIWFTDTTVLGMLLNFTVVHYLKLSLCGSTPLPREYLAILGLRKLQINSEVKGQFLEQNLTIYNSGDNEMRDKLKVLHKNRQMFLYISVLDTSLFNRYSLLKSYSVENVSSITDHFPSLPYSDIFSTTTNKSYVVTFIY